The Tenuifilum sp. 4138str genome has a window encoding:
- a CDS encoding division/cell wall cluster transcriptional repressor MraZ, whose translation MSTFIGDYECKVDEKGRVLFPSSLRKQVKSESPDRFVVKKDIYEECLVLYPIEEWEHQTAIIRRNTNPYNKEHNLFIREFFRGTAEVTLDSNGRLLLPKRLLEMVGIGRDIVMAGMNGKIEIWAKEKYESAQLGSSDFANLAERILGSTPLKDE comes from the coding sequence ATGTCCACATTTATCGGCGATTACGAGTGCAAGGTTGATGAGAAGGGGCGCGTCCTCTTCCCCTCATCGCTTCGTAAGCAGGTGAAGTCTGAATCGCCCGATAGGTTTGTTGTGAAAAAGGACATTTACGAGGAGTGCTTAGTGCTTTACCCCATAGAGGAGTGGGAGCATCAAACGGCGATAATACGCCGGAACACAAACCCCTACAACAAGGAGCATAACCTGTTCATCAGGGAGTTTTTCAGGGGTACAGCCGAGGTAACCCTCGATTCAAATGGTAGGTTGCTATTGCCAAAACGTTTGCTGGAGATGGTTGGAATTGGTCGCGATATTGTGATGGCCGGGATGAACGGTAAGATTGAGATTTGGGCAAAGGAAAAGTACGAATCGGCACAGCTGGGCTCGTCCGATTTTGCCAATCTGGCTGAACGAATACTGGGATCAACACCTTTAAAGGATGAGTAA
- a CDS encoding cysteine hydrolase family protein: protein MKRRVLYTATLLLIAMAGWAIPDTSRVALVIIDIQDFYFPGGKSELVNPIPAAQNAAKVLEHFRNTQQLVVHVGHNATEGQGFYSLVKPAEGEMVFMKSTVNAFVDTGLLEYLQGQQVSKLVICGMQTQMCVEAAVRAAADLGFKVTLIHDACATKDLKWENETIPAKMVHLSTLATLRSYAKIMSTKEFLGVK from the coding sequence ATGAAACGTCGAGTACTTTACACTGCCACCCTATTGCTTATAGCAATGGCAGGCTGGGCAATCCCCGACACATCGCGGGTGGCCCTTGTAATAATTGACATCCAGGACTTTTACTTTCCTGGCGGAAAGTCGGAGCTGGTTAATCCCATACCGGCTGCACAGAATGCCGCCAAGGTACTGGAGCATTTCCGAAACACCCAACAGTTGGTGGTGCATGTTGGCCATAATGCCACTGAGGGGCAAGGGTTTTACTCGCTGGTTAAACCCGCCGAGGGTGAAATGGTATTCATGAAGAGCACTGTTAACGCCTTTGTCGATACGGGTTTACTGGAATACCTGCAGGGGCAACAAGTTTCAAAGCTGGTTATTTGTGGCATGCAAACGCAGATGTGCGTTGAGGCTGCAGTGCGCGCTGCCGCCGATTTGGGGTTTAAGGTAACCCTTATCCACGATGCCTGCGCCACCAAGGATCTGAAGTGGGAAAACGAAACCATTCCGGCTAAAATGGTTCACCTATCGACCCTTGCCACGCTCCGTAGCTATGCCAAGATTATGAGTACCAAGGAATTTTTGGGGGTTAAGTAG
- a CDS encoding TolC family protein: MKGIITFLIPLLFAVNLFAQKPINRLTYDEVLQLAKDQSPQAILAKHRFRAAYWQYRTYVAELRPNLTLTGTIPQFSRSLIRYQNPDGSYTYIEENSNTTSLGLSLSQNIGLTGGQIFVRSNLERTDLLGSDKTTSYMSVPVSIGFSQPLFAMNQLKWSKRIEPIKYEEAKRAFIQSMEAISMEATRLFFDLAMAQQNLETAKLNYSNTDTLYKIAQGRYNIGTIAENELLQMELSFLNAGTALSEAEVDLQLKKIRLKSYLGLNDSYDLEIVLPDSIPSFDLDFNRVLTLAKENNPQILSYQRQLLEADRDVAQARAERGLNANLFATFGLTQRATELKDAYIDPQDQQTVRVGITVPILDWGLGRGKVKMAQSNREVVRTTVDQALTDFEQDVFLKVMQFNRQDDQVQIAKKADLVSQNRYEVTKQRFLIGKIDVLTLNVAQTERDQAKQKYINTLSGFWQYYYQMRRLTLFDLEKNQPITTDFELLLR, encoded by the coding sequence ATGAAAGGAATAATTACGTTTTTAATACCATTGCTTTTTGCAGTAAACCTTTTTGCCCAAAAACCAATTAATAGGCTTACATACGATGAGGTACTACAGCTAGCCAAAGATCAATCGCCACAAGCCATACTGGCCAAGCATCGGTTTAGGGCAGCCTACTGGCAATACCGAACCTACGTTGCCGAACTAAGACCAAACCTTACCCTTACGGGAACAATACCCCAGTTCAGCCGCTCCCTAATACGGTACCAGAACCCGGACGGGTCATATACCTACATTGAGGAAAACTCCAATACCACCTCGCTCGGTTTATCGCTTTCACAAAATATTGGCTTAACCGGAGGTCAAATTTTTGTACGAAGCAACCTGGAACGTACCGATTTACTGGGCTCCGATAAAACCACCTCATACATGAGCGTACCTGTTTCCATTGGTTTCTCCCAGCCGCTTTTCGCCATGAATCAGCTTAAATGGAGCAAGCGCATTGAGCCAATTAAGTACGAGGAAGCCAAACGTGCCTTTATCCAAAGCATGGAGGCCATATCAATGGAAGCCACGCGGCTATTCTTTGACCTTGCCATGGCTCAACAAAACCTTGAAACCGCCAAGCTAAACTACTCCAATACCGATACCCTGTATAAAATTGCTCAAGGCCGATACAACATTGGAACCATTGCCGAGAATGAGTTGCTGCAGATGGAGCTGAGCTTCCTGAATGCCGGAACAGCGCTAAGCGAGGCAGAGGTTGACTTACAGCTAAAAAAGATTAGGCTTAAATCGTACCTGGGCCTCAACGATAGCTACGATTTGGAAATTGTGCTCCCCGATAGCATTCCATCGTTCGACCTCGATTTTAACCGTGTGCTCACCCTGGCCAAGGAGAATAACCCTCAAATCCTTAGCTACCAAAGACAACTCCTGGAGGCCGACAGGGATGTAGCCCAGGCCCGCGCCGAACGCGGCCTTAATGCCAACCTGTTTGCCACATTTGGTCTAACCCAAAGGGCAACCGAACTAAAGGATGCTTACATCGACCCACAGGATCAGCAAACCGTGAGGGTTGGAATTACTGTACCCATTCTCGATTGGGGTTTAGGTCGCGGAAAGGTGAAAATGGCACAGTCGAACCGTGAGGTTGTTCGCACCACGGTTGATCAGGCCCTTACCGATTTTGAACAGGATGTGTTCCTAAAGGTAATGCAGTTTAACCGACAAGACGACCAGGTGCAAATTGCCAAAAAGGCCGACCTGGTTTCACAGAACCGCTACGAGGTTACCAAACAGCGATTCCTCATAGGTAAAATTGATGTGCTAACCCTTAACGTGGCACAAACCGAGCGCGACCAGGCCAAGCAAAAGTACATAAACACCCTCAGCGGTTTTTGGCAGTACTACTACCAGATGCGCCGGCTAACCCTGTTCGACCTTGAAAAGAACCAACCCATTACTACCGATTTTGAACTTTTGCTAAGGTGA
- a CDS encoding ABC transporter permease, translating into MFQIDRLYRRYSHDITIALEAIMANKLKSVLTALGIIFGVAAVISMLAIGNGAQQEILEQMKMVGVNNIIVNSIFEAPDSQSESENGNKQKQKFSPGLTLSDLEAIQQVVPSVVHISPEINLNSYIQYNGLRMQAKILGVTNDYFALFNLPLDEGTYFNANQEEHGIPVCVIGANIKTKFFSTENPIGKYIKFGNVWLKVIGVLAKSDIKVTGFENSGINVYNDNIYVPAKNILLRYQNRALVNSKKLNQSNTIRGFGFIIFGGSTETQAPKNYHQLDRIILQVKGTEDIASTSEILSRMLLRRHSGVKDYEITVPELLLKQQQRTKDIFNIVLGAIASISLIVGGIGIMNIMFASVMERIKEIGTRLAIGAKKADIVAQFLSEAVLISVTGGLIGVIVGVILSKLITHFAGILTIVSFSSIIIAFGVSAAVGVIFGLSPAKRAAEKDPIESLRYE; encoded by the coding sequence ATGTTTCAAATCGACAGGCTATACCGGCGATACTCACACGATATAACCATTGCCCTTGAGGCTATTATGGCCAACAAGCTAAAATCGGTACTTACCGCACTCGGAATTATTTTTGGGGTTGCTGCGGTTATCAGCATGCTGGCCATAGGTAATGGTGCACAACAGGAGATACTGGAGCAAATGAAAATGGTTGGGGTTAACAATATCATAGTAAACTCCATTTTTGAGGCTCCTGATTCCCAATCGGAATCGGAGAACGGAAACAAGCAGAAACAAAAGTTCTCCCCTGGCCTCACACTCTCCGATTTAGAGGCAATCCAGCAGGTAGTTCCCTCGGTGGTTCACATCAGCCCTGAAATCAACTTAAATTCATATATCCAATACAATGGATTACGGATGCAGGCAAAAATACTTGGCGTTACCAACGACTACTTTGCTCTTTTTAACCTACCGCTCGATGAGGGAACCTACTTTAATGCCAATCAGGAAGAACATGGAATCCCGGTTTGCGTTATAGGGGCAAACATCAAAACAAAATTTTTCAGTACCGAGAATCCTATTGGAAAATACATCAAGTTTGGTAATGTATGGCTAAAGGTCATTGGGGTCCTCGCCAAATCGGATATTAAGGTTACAGGGTTCGAAAATAGCGGCATAAACGTTTATAACGATAATATCTACGTTCCAGCCAAAAACATTTTGCTGCGATACCAAAACCGGGCTTTGGTAAACTCTAAGAAGTTAAATCAAAGTAACACCATACGTGGGTTTGGATTTATAATTTTCGGTGGAAGTACTGAAACACAAGCCCCCAAAAACTACCACCAGCTCGATAGGATTATACTACAGGTAAAGGGCACTGAGGATATTGCATCAACTTCGGAGATACTCAGCAGAATGTTACTACGCAGGCATTCCGGTGTAAAGGATTACGAGATTACCGTGCCCGAACTGCTGCTGAAGCAGCAACAGCGTACCAAGGATATCTTCAATATTGTTCTGGGAGCTATTGCAAGCATCTCACTTATAGTAGGTGGCATTGGCATTATGAATATCATGTTTGCATCGGTTATGGAACGTATCAAGGAAATTGGTACCCGTTTAGCTATTGGCGCTAAAAAAGCCGATATTGTTGCCCAATTCCTTTCCGAGGCAGTACTTATAAGCGTTACCGGAGGTTTGATTGGTGTTATTGTTGGAGTTATCCTATCCAAGCTGATTACGCATTTTGCAGGAATACTTACCATTGTCAGCTTCTCATCAATAATCATTGCATTTGGAGTATCGGCTGCGGTTGGTGTAATATTTGGCCTGTCGCCCGCCAAAAGGGCTGCCGAGAAAGATCCAATTGAATCGTTACGTTACGAATAG
- a CDS encoding efflux RND transporter periplasmic adaptor subunit, protein MKRKYWFILIAIAVVVILLTAVFNSGSKDKAAPQFTRAEVGEFEIVVNVTGELTAQNSEDITAPTELRGRSFRVTDVKIQDLVPEGTVVDSGDYVATLDRSALSNQLKNTEDELEKSQQAYLKTQLDTTLQLRELRNNLINLKFDMEEKKLILEQSKYEPPATQRQAQINLEKAERAYQQALYNYNLKKDQAEASMKEVSINLERQRRERQDMLDVISKFVIKAPKQGMVIYYREWSGQKRKVGSTVSPWDLTVATLPDLSVMNSKTYVNEIDISKVKKGQPVRITVDAFPDKKFTGEVIEVANIGEQLPNTDAKVFEVTIRVNEYDPILRPSMTTGNQIVTNTYDSVLYIPLEALHANDSISFVYTRKGKRQVVVVGDMNENFIIVEKGLKPGEELYLSTPEKPEKFEFTGFELIPEIKKRKEDKLRQEAELRQQQQELMNKRKNGFGMPGQGNVMIISTDKPADNKNSSSAPKNTAKDQKKTKP, encoded by the coding sequence ATGAAACGTAAATACTGGTTTATTTTAATTGCAATTGCAGTTGTTGTTATTTTGCTTACAGCAGTTTTCAACTCGGGTTCAAAGGACAAAGCAGCTCCACAGTTCACCCGTGCCGAGGTTGGAGAGTTTGAAATAGTGGTTAACGTTACAGGTGAACTTACGGCGCAGAACTCTGAGGACATTACAGCACCAACCGAGTTGCGTGGCCGTTCGTTCCGAGTTACCGATGTAAAAATCCAGGACCTAGTCCCTGAAGGGACTGTTGTGGACTCTGGCGATTACGTGGCCACCCTTGACCGATCAGCTTTGAGCAACCAGCTCAAGAATACCGAAGATGAGCTGGAAAAGAGCCAGCAGGCCTACCTAAAAACCCAGCTCGACACCACGCTCCAGCTCCGGGAACTAAGGAATAATCTTATTAACCTGAAGTTCGATATGGAGGAGAAAAAACTTATTCTGGAGCAGTCAAAGTATGAGCCTCCAGCCACACAGCGTCAAGCACAAATCAACCTAGAGAAGGCTGAAAGGGCATACCAGCAAGCCCTATATAACTACAACCTGAAGAAAGATCAAGCCGAAGCCTCCATGAAGGAGGTTTCCATAAACCTTGAACGCCAGCGCCGCGAACGGCAGGATATGCTGGATGTTATCAGTAAATTTGTTATTAAAGCACCCAAACAGGGCATGGTGATATACTACCGCGAATGGAGCGGACAAAAGCGTAAGGTTGGTTCAACCGTAAGCCCTTGGGACCTCACCGTAGCCACTCTACCCGACCTCTCAGTGATGAACTCCAAAACCTATGTCAATGAAATTGACATAAGCAAGGTAAAGAAAGGGCAGCCGGTTAGAATTACCGTAGATGCCTTCCCCGATAAAAAATTCACAGGCGAGGTGATTGAGGTTGCCAACATTGGCGAACAGCTACCCAATACCGATGCAAAAGTGTTTGAGGTGACAATTAGGGTAAATGAATACGATCCCATTCTCCGCCCATCAATGACTACGGGCAACCAGATTGTTACCAACACTTACGATTCAGTTCTTTACATTCCCCTTGAGGCTCTTCATGCTAACGATAGCATTAGCTTTGTTTACACTCGTAAGGGTAAACGTCAAGTTGTTGTGGTGGGCGATATGAACGAGAATTTCATCATTGTTGAAAAGGGGCTAAAACCTGGCGAAGAGCTTTACCTTTCAACACCAGAAAAACCCGAAAAATTTGAGTTCACCGGTTTTGAGCTAATCCCTGAAATCAAAAAAAGGAAAGAGGATAAGCTGCGACAGGAGGCTGAGTTACGCCAGCAGCAGCAAGAGCTTATGAATAAGCGTAAAAACGGTTTCGGTATGCCCGGACAAGGGAATGTTATGATTATTTCCACTGATAAACCTGCCGATAATAAAAATAGCAGCAGTGCACCTAAAAACACTGCAAAAGATCAAAAGAAAACAAAACCCTAA
- the gldE gene encoding gliding motility-associated protein GldE: MESFSSFLNEIAQGVIVKTPSLEFYLGLLVLIILLFLSALFSGSEVAYFSLTPKDFKELESRKKQSKTLKNISHPELLLATLLVANNLVNVAIVILSTFITLSVLDFSQAPLLGFLFQTVIITFILLLFGEILPKILASNRSLQFAERFAPFIGLLISMFKPITKLLIKSSVVISRRMATPQKISMDELGDAIELTSDGLAEERQILEGIVSFTSTMVSEIMKPRLDVVALDYNTSYSRFKEVVIESGYSRIPIFNESFDDIKGILYVKDLIPHVDKSDDFSWQTLIRPPYFVPESKRINDLLTEFQQKHIHLAIVVDEYGGTSGIVTLEDILEEIVGEIADESDEEERLYTKVDDNNYIFEAKVMLNDFCKIVGCDDDIFDDIRGEAETIAGLILENTGQIPKVNSVVKCKQFTFTIDAVDNRRIKRVKVNISPNENN, encoded by the coding sequence TTGGAAAGTTTTAGTAGTTTCCTTAATGAGATTGCCCAGGGAGTTATTGTAAAAACCCCATCACTTGAATTCTATCTTGGCCTATTGGTGTTAATTATACTACTATTTCTCTCGGCGCTTTTCAGCGGTTCCGAGGTAGCCTACTTTTCGTTAACACCAAAGGATTTTAAGGAACTTGAGAGCAGGAAAAAGCAATCAAAAACCTTAAAAAACATCTCGCACCCCGAGTTACTCCTGGCAACCTTACTGGTTGCAAATAACCTTGTTAATGTAGCCATTGTAATACTTTCAACCTTTATAACCCTATCGGTTCTTGACTTTAGCCAAGCACCCTTGCTCGGGTTTCTGTTTCAAACGGTTATAATTACTTTCATACTGCTTCTATTTGGTGAGATTCTTCCCAAAATATTGGCATCAAATAGGTCATTACAATTTGCCGAGCGATTTGCGCCCTTCATTGGGCTGCTCATTTCAATGTTTAAGCCAATTACAAAATTACTCATTAAGTCGTCGGTGGTCATAAGCAGGCGGATGGCCACTCCCCAAAAAATCTCAATGGATGAGCTTGGCGATGCCATAGAGCTTACTTCCGATGGTCTAGCCGAGGAACGACAAATTCTTGAGGGAATAGTGTCGTTCACAAGCACCATGGTTAGTGAGATTATGAAACCCCGACTCGACGTGGTTGCACTTGACTACAACACCTCCTATAGTAGGTTTAAAGAGGTGGTTATTGAGTCGGGCTATAGCCGAATACCCATTTTTAATGAGTCGTTCGATGATATAAAGGGAATACTTTACGTTAAGGATTTAATCCCCCACGTTGACAAGAGCGACGATTTTTCCTGGCAAACACTCATCAGGCCACCCTATTTTGTACCGGAAAGCAAACGAATTAACGACTTGCTCACTGAGTTCCAGCAGAAACATATACACCTTGCTATAGTGGTAGACGAGTATGGCGGCACAAGCGGAATTGTTACCCTTGAGGATATACTTGAGGAGATTGTTGGCGAAATTGCCGATGAATCCGACGAAGAGGAACGGCTTTACACAAAGGTTGACGATAACAATTACATTTTTGAGGCCAAGGTGATGCTAAACGACTTTTGTAAGATTGTTGGGTGCGATGATGATATCTTTGACGATATTCGTGGCGAAGCCGAAACAATTGCAGGCTTAATTCTGGAAAACACTGGGCAAATCCCTAAGGTGAACTCAGTGGTAAAATGCAAACAGTTCACTTTCACTATTGATGCAGTGGACAACCGCAGAATTAAACGGGTTAAGGTTAATATTAGTCCCAATGAGAATAACTAA